Proteins from a single region of Coregonus clupeaformis isolate EN_2021a chromosome 35, ASM2061545v1, whole genome shotgun sequence:
- the LOC121550966 gene encoding uncharacterized protein LOC121550966, which yields MGAYRILKNTYKQLPLGIEGNQAKSAIQATSLLTEYRSGEAQNDHDNTARLGNWTPLQSLGIPEETLGTENSRSLRTLPDGGFKIGFCHDLISKCGEAELQFGSAWRNNLSDSEDIRLLDKQSASGWFYLSSPHLADTQVHVIASRASSWRRNGLVTDTTTQTRREQRRSLCMVRFANRQSSFSLRLCHEQLFVRAYGNGNMSEPLYKSRTAYYEILEVSPTATQAQIKTAYYKQSFIYHPDKNAGSEEATNRFSNISEAYNVLGNKGLRKKYDRGILSQGDVTGASKPSTKDTKSSSSQPTREARQSSALGIDSKNIFDFDNFIKSHYKSQLLREEELRVRKEEMMRKKEAIKDRELGKMMEMAVGVLVVMAVSILVNLKQGGN from the coding sequence ATGGGAGCCTACAGAATTCTTAAAAACACATATAAACAGTTGCCTCTAGGGATTGAGGGCAACCAAGCTAAAAGCGCAATACAAGCCACAAGCTTGCTGACAGAATATCGGTCTGGCGAAGCTCAAAATGACCATGATAATACAGCCCGGCTCGGCAACTGGACACCGTTGCAGTCTCTCGGAATTCCTGAGGAGACTTTAGGAACTGAGAACTCAAGGTCCCTCCGCACACTCCCCGATGGTGGATTTAAGATTGGATTTTGCCACGACCTTATATCAAAATGCGGTGAGGCAGAATTACAGTTTGGTTCTGCATGGAGGAATAATTTGTCAGACAGTGAGGATATAAGACTACTCGATAAACAAAGTGCTTCAGGGTGGTTTTATCTCAGTTCACCTCACCTGGCCGACACACAGGTCCATGTTATTGCCTCTAGAGCCTCAAGCTGGAGAAGAAACGGTCTTGTGACGGACACCACAACTCAAACCAGGCGCGAGCAGAGAAGATCTCTGTGTATGGTGAGATTTGCTAACAGACAGTCAAGCTTTAGTTTGCGGCTGTGTCATGAGCAGTTATTTGTGAGAGCTTATGGAAACGGCAACATGTCTGAGCCCCTGTATAAAAGCAGAACGGCATATTATGAAATCCTTGAGGTGTCTCCAACCGCCACACAAGCTCAGATCAAGACAGCTTACTACAAGCAGTCTTTCATCTACCACCCAGATAAGAATGCAGGCAGTGAGGAGGCTACGAACCGCTTCTCCAACATCAGCGAGGCTTACAACGTGTTGGGCAACAAGGGGCTGAGGAAGAAATACGACCGAGGCATTCTGAGTCAGGGAGACGTTACTGGAGCGAGCAAACCTTCCACGAAGGACACCAAGAGCTCCTCATCTCAGCCAACAAGGGAGGCACGCCAGTCTTCCGCCTTGGGGATAGACAGCAAGAACATTTTCGACTTCGACAACTTCATCAAATCCCACTACAAATCCCAGCTCCTGAGAGAGGAGGAGCTGCGAgttaggaaggaggagatgatgAGGAAGAAAGAGGCCATCAAAGACCGGGAGCTGGGCAAGATGATGGAGATGGCTGTTGGGGTGTTGGTTGTCATGGCAGTGTCTATTCTGGTCAACTTGAAACAGGGAGGAAATTGA